From one Misgurnus anguillicaudatus chromosome 2, ASM2758022v2, whole genome shotgun sequence genomic stretch:
- the LOC129451115 gene encoding E3 SUMO-protein ligase ZBED1-like isoform X1, with amino-acid sequence MAAWSFMSIISCFKVKCLLCHKELTYSNNTSSMLRHYRALHEHAPTTVNPQTSQISKKEMVNEALVNMIIKDSQPFSIVEDAGFRELLQVLDPTYVIPTRKALKGMVENKYRETKEKTKEQLQQVVSVSLTSDMWTSLHMDAYLAVTCHFIDEEDKLCTTLLDVQHFPKCHTAENLATGHMKIMEEWGIKDKVKCLVTDAAANMIACVRTLNVRHAICIAHALNLIVKKSFDDISSFNEIRTKCRKLVTFFRTSTTAKERLAQVQEQMGRPVLKLIIEVDTRWNSTYNMLERLFSVERTSGGSPGLSKD; translated from the exons ATGGCAGCATGGTCTTTCATGTCcattatttcatgttttaaggtaaaatgcttgCTGTGCCATAAGGAGCTAACATACAGCAATAACACCTCTTCCATGCTCAGGCATTATCGAGCACTGCATGAGCATGCACCAACTACTGTCAATCCACAGACAAGTCAAA tttcaaagaaagaaatggTGAATGAGGCCTTGGTGAACATGATCATCAAGGACTCCCAACCCTTTTCCATCGTGGAGGATGCTGGGTTTAGGGAGCTTCTGCAAGTGTTGGATCCCACTTATGTTATTCCTACTCGAAAG GCTTTGAAGGGCATGGTTGAAAATAAATACAGGGAGACTAAGGAGAAGACAAAAGAGCAGTTGCAGCAAGTTGTGTCTGTAAGCCTTACATCTGACATGTGGACATCACTACACATGGATGCATACCTAGCAGTAACCTGCCATTTTATCGATGAAGAGGACAAGCTCTGCACCACTTTATTAGATGTACAACATTTCCCTAAGTGTCATACTGCAGAGAACTTGGCTACTGGACATATGAAGATCATGGAGGAGTGGGGCATAAAAGATAAAGTAAAGTGTCTGGTAACTGATGCTGCAGCCAACATGATAGCATGTGTACGAACATTAAATGTTAGGCATGCAATATGCATTGCACATGCACTTAATTTAATTGTAAAGAAGTCTTTTGATGACATCAGTAGCTTCAATGAAATTCGCACAAAATGTAGAAAACTTGTGACATTTTTTCGAACAAGCACTACTGCAAAAGAGAGACTGGCCCAAGTACAGGAACAGATGGGGAGACCAGTTCTTAAGTTGATTATTGAAGTGGACACTCGCTGGAACAGCACTTATAACATGCTGGAACGACTCTTCTCGGTTGAGAGAACCAGTGGGGGCAGCCCTGGCCTCTCTAAGGACTGA
- the LOC129451115 gene encoding E3 SUMO-protein ligase ZBED1-like isoform X2: MVNEALVNMIIKDSQPFSIVEDAGFRELLQVLDPTYVIPTRKALKGMVENKYRETKEKTKEQLQQVVSVSLTSDMWTSLHMDAYLAVTCHFIDEEDKLCTTLLDVQHFPKCHTAENLATGHMKIMEEWGIKDKVKCLVTDAAANMIACVRTLNVRHAICIAHALNLIVKKSFDDISSFNEIRTKCRKLVTFFRTSTTAKERLAQVQEQMGRPVLKLIIEVDTRWNSTYNMLERLFSVERTSGGSPGLSKD, translated from the exons atggTGAATGAGGCCTTGGTGAACATGATCATCAAGGACTCCCAACCCTTTTCCATCGTGGAGGATGCTGGGTTTAGGGAGCTTCTGCAAGTGTTGGATCCCACTTATGTTATTCCTACTCGAAAG GCTTTGAAGGGCATGGTTGAAAATAAATACAGGGAGACTAAGGAGAAGACAAAAGAGCAGTTGCAGCAAGTTGTGTCTGTAAGCCTTACATCTGACATGTGGACATCACTACACATGGATGCATACCTAGCAGTAACCTGCCATTTTATCGATGAAGAGGACAAGCTCTGCACCACTTTATTAGATGTACAACATTTCCCTAAGTGTCATACTGCAGAGAACTTGGCTACTGGACATATGAAGATCATGGAGGAGTGGGGCATAAAAGATAAAGTAAAGTGTCTGGTAACTGATGCTGCAGCCAACATGATAGCATGTGTACGAACATTAAATGTTAGGCATGCAATATGCATTGCACATGCACTTAATTTAATTGTAAAGAAGTCTTTTGATGACATCAGTAGCTTCAATGAAATTCGCACAAAATGTAGAAAACTTGTGACATTTTTTCGAACAAGCACTACTGCAAAAGAGAGACTGGCCCAAGTACAGGAACAGATGGGGAGACCAGTTCTTAAGTTGATTATTGAAGTGGACACTCGCTGGAACAGCACTTATAACATGCTGGAACGACTCTTCTCGGTTGAGAGAACCAGTGGGGGCAGCCCTGGCCTCTCTAAGGACTGA